The following coding sequences lie in one Terriglobia bacterium genomic window:
- a CDS encoding adenylosuccinate synthase produces MANLIVVGAQWGDEGKGKIVDLLTSHFDIVARYQGGHNAGHTIHVGGRKFVLHLIPSGILHPQKICVIGNGVVLDLEALKQEIEFLAASGISCQGRLFISNRCHLIFEYHRAVERADEVRRGAKRIGTTNRGIGPAYEDKIGRRGLRVCDLMTPEMLRSTMADNFREKQISAPGEMQGFSSDELCRKAQALAKELAPFFVDTASYLNRAMDEGKHVLFEGAQGTLLDVDHGTYPFVTASNATAGGACIGTGVGPTRIDGVVGIVKAYTTRVGEGPFPTEVSGTIGQMIRERGQEFGASTGRPRRCGWFDAVVVHYARLINNLDSLVVTKLDVLDRLTEISICTGYRYKGRLLDFFPPEIQVLEQCEPEYLTVPGWNQRTAGICNFDDLPVLARDYLKRLSDLVQTEISVISTGPDRTETIIASPDSRLHAWI; encoded by the coding sequence ATGGCGAACTTGATCGTCGTTGGCGCCCAGTGGGGCGACGAAGGCAAAGGCAAGATCGTTGACCTGCTCACTTCGCATTTTGACATTGTGGCCCGCTACCAGGGTGGGCACAATGCCGGCCACACCATACATGTGGGCGGTAGGAAATTCGTTCTGCACCTGATACCTTCGGGGATTCTCCATCCGCAAAAAATCTGCGTGATCGGCAATGGCGTGGTGCTCGATCTCGAGGCCTTGAAGCAGGAGATCGAGTTTCTGGCGGCGTCCGGCATCAGTTGCCAGGGACGCCTCTTCATCAGCAACCGTTGCCACCTGATCTTCGAGTATCACCGGGCTGTTGAAAGAGCCGACGAAGTGCGCCGCGGCGCAAAGCGGATCGGCACCACCAATCGCGGCATAGGCCCCGCGTATGAAGACAAAATCGGGCGACGGGGTTTGCGTGTCTGTGATCTTATGACGCCCGAAATGCTACGCTCCACCATGGCGGACAACTTTCGCGAGAAGCAGATTTCAGCGCCCGGAGAGATGCAGGGATTTTCCAGTGACGAGTTATGCCGGAAGGCGCAAGCGCTTGCCAAAGAGCTGGCACCCTTTTTCGTGGACACGGCATCGTACCTCAACCGTGCCATGGACGAGGGGAAGCACGTGCTTTTTGAAGGAGCCCAAGGAACGCTTCTGGACGTCGATCACGGCACTTACCCGTTTGTGACGGCATCGAATGCCACCGCAGGCGGAGCTTGCATCGGGACGGGAGTGGGGCCAACGCGCATTGACGGCGTGGTCGGGATCGTCAAAGCTTACACCACCCGTGTCGGGGAAGGGCCTTTCCCCACGGAAGTGTCCGGCACGATCGGCCAGATGATACGTGAGCGAGGGCAGGAATTTGGCGCTTCTACCGGCCGTCCGCGCCGTTGCGGGTGGTTTGATGCCGTCGTTGTTCACTACGCCCGTCTGATCAACAACCTCGATTCGCTGGTCGTCACCAAGCTGGATGTGCTGGACCGCCTGACGGAGATCAGCATCTGTACCGGCTATCGTTACAAAGGCCGGCTGCTTGACTTTTTCCCTCCTGAAATTCAGGTTCTGGAGCAGTGCGAACCCGAGTATTTGACGGTTCCGGGATGGAACCAGCGCACCGCGGGCATCTGCAACTTTGACGACCTGCCCGTACTCGCCAGAGACTACTTAAAACGCCTGTCGGATCTGGTTCAGACGGAAATCTCGGTAATTTCCACCGGACCGGACCGGACCGAAACCATCATTGCATCCCCGGACTCCCGCCTTCACGCCTGGATCTAA
- the trxA gene encoding thioredoxin, with protein sequence MSGKVGEVGDQNFETEVLNSPVPVLVDFWAAWCAPCRMLAPAVEAVAEKYEGKAKVVKLNVDENMVTAGKYNIRGIPTLLLFKGGVIKEQIVGNTTKDTISKMIDNHL encoded by the coding sequence ATGAGCGGAAAAGTAGGGGAGGTGGGGGATCAGAATTTCGAGACGGAAGTACTAAATTCTCCCGTCCCGGTTCTGGTCGATTTCTGGGCGGCCTGGTGCGCTCCGTGCCGAATGCTGGCCCCGGCGGTCGAGGCGGTTGCCGAGAAATACGAGGGCAAGGCCAAAGTGGTCAAGCTGAATGTGGACGAGAACATGGTCACTGCCGGCAAGTACAATATCCGCGGCATTCCCACTCTTCTCCTTTTCAAAGGCGGGGTGATCAAGGAACAGATCGTGGGCAACACCACAAAAGACACGATCTCGAAGATGATCGACAACCATCTGTGA
- a CDS encoding glucosidase — protein MTAEHQRLAEAAKHAAHWRRWGPYLSERQWGTVREDYSPDGAAWNYLPHEHARSRAYRWGEDGLLGISDNHQRLCFAISLWNGKDPILKERLFGLSNSEGNHGEDVKEYYFYLDGTPTSSYLKALYKYPQEAFPYAWLVEENQRRGLNEPEFELLDTGIFDKNRYFDIFVEYAKAGPSDILVRITTVNRSSEPATLHLLPTLWFRNTWSWDPKNKKPLLRLDQQGGRTPVIRAGHESLGDMWLTADIAGEALFTENETNYRKLFEVTNASPYVKDAFHEFVVGRKNGTINPAATGTKAALHYKKLLAPGEAWIVRLRLLDRQPAGEMFGAAFDEIFEKRKREADEFYNSVASPKLTGDAREIQRQAFASMIWSRQFYHYVVHDWLNGDPGMPPPPPTRKSGRNKAWVHVYTDDIISMPDKWEYPWFAAWDLAFHCIPYAMIDPDFAKRQLILLTREWYMHPNGQLPAYEWSFDEVNPPVHAWAAWRVYKIDKKMHGRADRLFLERVFQKLLLNFTWWVNRKDTFGSNIFEGGFLGLDNIGVFDRSQQLPTGGFIEQTDATGWMAMYSANMLIIAAELAREDPSYEDIASKFFEHFLRIADAMNHMGKDRRSLWDEEDGFFYDCLHTPDGGVFPLRVRSLVGLIPLFAVEILEKDDLRRLPDFTRRMNWFLEHRPELSMGVTCKGAGGLFDRRILSIVTPDQLRLILKRMLDEQEFLSPYGIRGLSRYHRDHPFVLKMDGIEHSVDYEPAESTTGFFGSNSNWRGPVWMPVNFLMIESLQKFHHYFGSGFKVECPTGSGQMKTLWQVSLDLEQRLIRLFKKDSTGGRPFHNGNERFQSDPNWSNYVLFYEYFNGDNGSGIGASHQTGWTGLIAKLIQQVEDYRSKLPEVEP, from the coding sequence ATGACCGCGGAACATCAAAGGCTTGCGGAGGCCGCAAAACACGCCGCCCACTGGCGGCGCTGGGGGCCTTATTTGAGCGAACGCCAGTGGGGCACCGTGCGCGAAGACTACAGCCCCGACGGAGCCGCCTGGAACTATCTGCCGCACGAACATGCCCGCTCGCGTGCCTACCGATGGGGTGAGGACGGCCTACTCGGCATCTCCGACAATCACCAGAGACTGTGCTTCGCGATCTCCCTCTGGAACGGGAAAGACCCGATTCTCAAAGAACGCCTGTTCGGTCTGAGCAATAGCGAAGGGAACCACGGCGAGGACGTCAAAGAGTACTATTTCTACCTGGACGGTACGCCCACAAGCTCCTACCTGAAGGCGCTTTACAAGTACCCACAGGAGGCGTTCCCTTACGCGTGGCTCGTGGAAGAGAATCAGCGCCGAGGTCTCAATGAGCCCGAGTTCGAGCTGCTCGACACCGGCATTTTCGATAAGAACCGATACTTCGACATCTTCGTGGAGTACGCCAAGGCTGGCCCCAGCGATATCCTGGTGCGCATCACTACCGTCAATCGCAGTTCGGAACCGGCCACGCTGCACCTTCTGCCGACGCTCTGGTTTCGAAATACCTGGTCTTGGGATCCTAAGAATAAGAAACCGCTGCTGCGCCTGGATCAGCAGGGCGGACGCACGCCCGTCATCCGGGCCGGGCATGAATCGCTGGGCGACATGTGGCTGACGGCAGATATTGCCGGCGAGGCTCTGTTTACGGAAAACGAAACCAATTACCGGAAGTTGTTCGAGGTTACCAATGCCTCACCATACGTGAAGGATGCTTTTCATGAGTTTGTTGTCGGCCGCAAGAACGGCACTATCAACCCGGCCGCAACCGGGACCAAGGCAGCCCTGCATTACAAGAAACTTCTCGCCCCCGGTGAGGCGTGGATTGTCAGGCTCCGGCTGCTGGACAGGCAGCCGGCGGGCGAGATGTTCGGCGCGGCTTTTGACGAGATCTTTGAAAAGAGGAAACGCGAGGCAGACGAGTTCTACAATTCCGTTGCCTCCCCGAAGTTGACCGGAGATGCCAGGGAGATTCAACGCCAGGCCTTCGCAAGCATGATCTGGAGCAGGCAATTCTATCACTATGTCGTTCACGACTGGCTGAACGGCGATCCGGGCATGCCGCCTCCACCCCCCACCAGAAAGTCTGGAAGGAACAAGGCTTGGGTGCACGTCTACACCGACGACATCATTTCGATGCCCGACAAATGGGAATATCCGTGGTTTGCTGCCTGGGATCTGGCCTTTCATTGTATCCCGTATGCGATGATCGATCCGGATTTCGCCAAAAGGCAGCTGATCCTGCTCACACGCGAGTGGTACATGCATCCGAACGGCCAGCTCCCCGCTTATGAATGGAGCTTCGACGAAGTGAATCCGCCCGTGCATGCCTGGGCGGCATGGCGCGTTTACAAGATCGATAAAAAAATGCATGGGCGCGCTGACCGTCTGTTCCTCGAAAGAGTGTTTCAGAAACTTCTGCTCAACTTCACCTGGTGGGTGAACCGAAAGGATACCTTCGGGAGCAACATTTTCGAGGGCGGGTTTCTCGGCCTGGACAATATCGGGGTGTTCGATCGTAGCCAGCAACTCCCGACGGGCGGTTTTATCGAACAAACCGACGCCACCGGCTGGATGGCAATGTACTCCGCGAACATGCTCATAATCGCTGCCGAACTGGCCCGGGAAGACCCGAGTTACGAAGACATTGCGAGCAAGTTCTTCGAGCACTTCCTGCGGATTGCGGACGCGATGAACCACATGGGAAAAGACCGGCGTTCGCTTTGGGATGAGGAGGACGGCTTTTTCTACGACTGTCTCCACACCCCCGATGGCGGCGTCTTCCCTCTGCGCGTGCGGTCCCTCGTAGGCCTGATACCGCTGTTCGCCGTCGAGATCCTCGAAAAGGATGACTTGCGCAGATTGCCGGACTTCACGAGAAGGATGAACTGGTTTCTGGAGCATCGTCCTGAATTGTCGATGGGCGTCACCTGCAAGGGTGCGGGTGGGCTTTTTGACAGAAGAATTCTTTCGATCGTAACTCCAGATCAGCTCCGGCTCATCCTGAAGCGCATGCTGGATGAGCAGGAATTCCTGAGCCCTTACGGCATTCGGGGCCTTTCACGCTATCACAGAGATCACCCTTTCGTGTTGAAGATGGACGGCATTGAGCACAGCGTCGATTATGAGCCGGCCGAATCCACAACCGGCTTTTTCGGCAGTAATTCCAACTGGCGCGGGCCGGTCTGGATGCCCGTCAATTTCCTCATGATCGAGTCGCTCCAGAAATTCCACCACTATTTCGGCAGCGGCTTCAAGGTCGAGTGCCCGACCGGCTCAGGGCAGATGAAGACCCTGTGGCAGGTTTCGCTCGATCTCGAGCAACGCCTCATCCGTCTTTTCAAAAAAGACAGCACCGGGGGCCGCCCGTTCCACAACGGGAACGAACGCTTCCAGAGCGATCCGAACTGGAGCAACTACGTCCTCTTCTATGAATATTTTAACGGCGACAACGGCTCGGGAATAGGAGCCAGCCATCAGACCGGCTGGACCGGCCTGATCGCAAAACTGATCCAGCAGGTCGAGGACTATCGAAGCAAGCTGCCGGAGGTCGAGCCCTAA